GAGTCTTGAACACTCCATTTCCCTGTACCCTTCTGCTTTGCGCTATCTAGAATAATGTCAACAATTGGTTGACCAGTTTCTTCGTCTTTCCACTCTAAAATCTTATAAGTAATTTCCATCAAATAAGATTTGTGTTCTTCGTTCCATTCTTTAAATACTTCACTCATATCCAGAGGAGTCATTTTAAGCACTTTCCTCATAATATCGTATGTTTCTGCTATCAATTCCATGATGGCGTACTCTATCCCGTTGTGAACCATTTTTACATAATGACCACTTGATTTGGGACCAAGGTAAGTAACACATGGACCATCTTCTGTTTGAGCAGCAGTAGCTTCGAGTATATTTTTTACCTCTTCATATGCGGATTCATCTCCCCCAGGCATGATGGATGGACCGTGTAATGCGCCGTATTCCCCTCCACTTATACCGGTTCCTAAAAATCTTATTCCTTTTTTATGTAATTCTTCGTATCTCCTGTCTGTATCTTTATAAAAAGAATTTCCTCCGTCTATGATTATATCTTCCTCATTCAAATAAGGTAAAAGTTCCTCGATCACATCATCAACCGGTTTCCCTGCTTTAACCATTAGAATAATCTTTCTCGGTGTTTTTAATGAATTAACAAGTTCTTCGATGGAGTAAGTCCCTTTAATATTTTTATTTTTTGCTCTTTCTTCAACAAATCTTTTAGTTTTTTCACTTGTTCTATTGTAAACGGATACCTTAAAACCCTTTGATTCCATGTTTAAAGCAAGATTCTGCCCCATCACCGCCATCCCTATAACCGCTATATCGCTTTTTTGTTGATCCATTATATCAACTCCTTCTATTTTTTATTAAATTGACTTTCAGTTATACAATTGAGTTTTATAGTTTTTATAAACAAATATATATATTATACTTATACACCACTATAAGCGGCGAAACCTCCATCTATTGGAACAACAACACCGTTAACAAACTCAGAACTATCACTTATCAACCACATCACTGTAGAAATTAGATCTTTAGGTTCTCCAAATCTTCCCATAGGTGTATGATCCAATATTTGATTTCCCCTTTGAGTTAAACTCCCGTCTTCATTGGTCAACAAGAATCGATTCTGATTAGTTAAGAGAAATCCTGGGGCTATTGCATTGACCCTTATTTTTTTCGAGTAGTTGTGGTTCATATGAACCGCTAACCATTGTGTAAAATTACTTACAGCTGCTTTAGCTGCAGAATAAGCAGGGATGTTTGTCAAGGGCCTAAATGCGTTCATCGATGAGATATTTATTATCTCTCCATAACCTTTTTCTGCAAAATATTCTCCAAACACTTGACTTGCCAAAAATGTTCCCAAGAAGTTCAAGTTAAAAACCCACTGTACTGCATCTTCTGGGAGTTCAAAAAAAGATTTATCTTTACTTGTTGTTGCTTCAGGTTTATTGCCACCTGCCCCATTTATCAGTATATCTATTTTACCAAATGTTTTGAGAATTTCATCTTTCGCTCTTACTAAATCATTTTTTTGCAAGACGTTAGTTTTAATCGTTATGTGTTCAACACCTTTCTCTGTTAATTCATTGCTTAACATAGCCATAGCTTTTTCCGATAGATCAAGTACAGCAATCTTCCCACCTGCTTCTCCCAAGGACCTAGCCATTTCAGAGCATAAAACACCGGCTCCACCCGTTATCGCTATTACTTTACCTTCCACGTTAAAATAATCTTCGACTTTACTCACCTTGATCATCTCCTTTTATGAATTCTTATTTATATTATACAATTAATTCGTTCTAAAATGAAATTAATTATTTATACAATAACCGCTTATAATTCTGCTTAATCGACTCAAGTTACTTTTAATCGTTGATAATTCAAAGAAATAATGTTGCAGCCATGGAAGACCATCCTTGGTTGAGTGATCCTCGAGCATAGATTGGGCTATAGTATTCTACAGGGTTTATCCATCTTTTTTCCAAAGAGTATTCCCACCATCTAGTTAAAGGATATTTATAATCCATACCTTCTCTCTTCTTAACCAGGGCATATATAGAGGACAAATAAGGCCAATCACTTCCGTTGTGGTACCTGTACGGAAACACACTTTTACTGAAAAGGTGCTTTTTTGATTTGAAAAATGGCCAAACAGACATAACCCCCCAATCTTCAAACTTTTGCTTTTTGTTATTCTTTGTTTCAAGCATTCTCTCCATAGCGTTTAAAGTTTTTCTTTTTTTATCTTCATCTACTATATTAAAAAGCAAAGCCAATATCGTATCTATATTCAAGTGATCTTCCAAATAGTCTCCAATAAAATCATTAAAATAACCTTTTCCCTCGTTCCACATCTTTTTGTTGAAATTGTGTTTCATTTTTTGATATTTTTCTCTTGTATTTTCAGCAATCTTTTTATCACCAATTAAATCATATATTAAAGAAGCTTCCTCGAAGGCTTTTATCTGAATCGCCAAATCGTATGTAACAGCTCCATTTCTGTACACATTATCCGCCCAATCGTTTGAATCAAAAGGCTTTTCAAATAATAAATCATTATCAGTATCTAAACTAATATACCTTTTAAGAATATTACCAATCTTATCCAATACAGTGCCATCTGGAAATCGTTCTTTTAAAATACTCAAGTCTCCTGTATTATTAATATAATCAGACAAAAGTATTATGTAATATCCTCCAGAGTCATGATGGTTTGACCACCAATCTTTTTCGTATTTATAAAATTCTTTTGCCTTTTCAGGTAACATAATTTTTTTGCTTCTAATAAAAGCCAATTCTTCTTCACCTAATTTCATAACTCCGCTTGGGCAGCTACCATCTTCGTGAACACCTTCGGACAAAAATAAAATTTGGTTTTTAGCAAAATTTGGATCCACTTTCATTATTGGCTGGATAGTCCAAAAACTATCTCTAAAATATGTCCTATTCGGGAAAGAATAATTAACCCCTGCTGCTAAAGCTAGGTTCCCATCATAATCTTTTATAGAGGAAAAAGCAGTGTGCATTGTAAATAAGAACTCTGATTTTTCTAACTCACTTAAGTCTTTGTTTTGTGTTAAACTGTTTAGATACCGAAGATATTCTGTGTTCTTTTCTTCTAAATTTTTTTCTTCTTTCCCAATAATAATCTCTATTTCGTTATTCTCATCAGCTCTCAACACGAAGGCTACTTTTTCACCTTTTATTAGATCTTTTATCTCACCCTTTTTAATGATAATTTTAAAGTCATCAGCAAATGTCAAACACTTATTTTCTACTTCCTGTTGGTAACTTATAGGAATTTCTATCTTATCAAAAAAAGGTAATTTGAATTCTTTTTTAAAAACAGGTGTGAATGAGAACACTAAATTTTTTACATTTTTAAATTTAATAAGGAAAGAATAAGCAGATGGATCGCTCATAACAGTCATTTTTGTTAAGCCATTATTAGCTGACATACCATCAGGCCAAAATCTCGCCCTTTGATTTGGGTAAAAGTTGAATCTTATTTTTGAGATTACCGTTCCATACTTGTTGGAAAAAACAGAAAAAGGCATACAATTTTTCAACAACATCGTGGAAGATCTGTTACTTATTATGTACTCTTTCGGAAATATTTGAAAATAAGTTAAACTTCCATCTTCTTCAATCTTATAATACATATAAACCCCCTAAACTCTTTTTATTGTAGATTGAAATTTCTTTAAATCAATATTTATTAAATATGATCTATCATCGTTTTCAATTAAGTAACTTATGTCGTTGTTATCCAATTTTACAAAATTGAAGTTCTGAATCTTGTTAAAAGTTCTTCTAAAGTTTATCATATTCTTGATATGTTCGTATATTGGTAAATCCCACCTTTTTTCATCCCAGACAAATGTTCTTCTACAATCCGGATCTTTACCCCCAAACATTCCAATTTCATCACCATAATATATAATCGGGTTCCCTGGAAAAGTAAATGCAAGGGTGAATGCAATTTTAACTTTTGCATCACTTTTCAGGACTCCCCTAATTCTGCTGGTATCATGGCTTCCCAACATATTCCAACATCGATTAAATTTGCTATTCGTTTTATACTTAAGTTTTTCAGCGAAATCAATAGGATTTATTTTTCTTTTGAGTAATTTTATCACTTCGTTTCTAAAAATATAATCCATAACGCCATGAAAAGGATAATCTCCGAGTATTTCTGATGGATTATTCCAATACTCTCCTATTAATATAATATTAGGGTTAATATTCTTTGCCACACCGACTATTTCATTCCAGAAAACTGGTCCTATATGCCATGGCATGTCAAATCTCCAACCGTCTATTCCTTTTAGAGTCCAATAGCTCACTACTTGCTTCAAATAATCAATTACTTCCTCATTATTATGATTCAGTCTAGGAAGGTAATATATTCCAGAGTTTTCATAATTAGGTTTAGGAAGTCTTTTTACAGGGTATCCATGGAAAAAGTACCATTGCCAATACGGTGATTCTCCATCTTTTTTTTCAGCTTCTTTAAAAGCCCAAAATTGATCACCTGTATGAAGGAAAACTCCATCAAGGATTAATCTAATATTTTGCTCGTGTAAACTTTGTAGTAACTCATCAAAATCATTCATATTTCCGAAATTTGGATCAATTTCCAAATAATTTTCAGTATCATATTTGTGAGGTCTTTTAGCCTTAAAAATCGGTGTTAAATATAAGCAGTTTATACCAAGTTCTTTCAAATAGGGTATTTTCTCTTTGATTCCTCTCAAATTTCCTCCAAAATGACTGTTTCTATTAGGTAAGTCTTCCCATTTTTTGTATTTTTTTGCATAGGTTCCAACCCTAAAAAAACGATCAGGAAAAATTTCATATAGAATTAAATCGCTATCTTTCACAGTTCATCACTCCTTTAATCCAGAGGTGGATATTCCCTCAATGAAATACTTTTGTGCTATTAGAAAAACTATTAAAGATGGTAAGATAGCAAAAATAGTCGCTGCTGATAAAAGTTCCCATCTTATTCCATATCTACCTTGAAAATACGACAACCCTACTTGAATAGTTCTCATTTTCTCGGAATCAGTAACAATCAAAGGCCATAAAAAATCATTCCATGAAAATAAAAAAGAAAATAAAATATTCGTTACTATTACAGGTTTTGATATTGGTAATATTATTTGAAAAAATATTCTGAACAATCCCGCTCCCTCTATCCTTGCAGCTTCTTCTAAACTGGATGGGATAGAAAGGAAAAATTGTCTAAAAAGAAATATTGCAAAAACACTAACCGCACGAGGGACGATAAGAGCCCTGTAAGTATCATACCATCCCAAATTTTTTATTATCAAAAAATTTGGGATTATTTTAACAGGCTCAGGTATCATCATTGTTATTAGAAAAATTATGAATAACGCATCCCTAAATTTAAATTTTAATCTAGCAAATGCATAACCTGCCATTGCTGAAAATAGAGTTTGAAAGAAAACAATTCCACTAGACATTATCGTACTATTCAAGATATATCTAGCAAAGGGGACTGATTGCCATGCTTCAATGTAATTTTTAAGATAAAAATTTGTAGGAATTAATAAGGGTGCTGAAAATATTTTCCCTGGAGGTTTCAAAGAAGTTGTTACCAGCCACATGAAAGGCATTACACTGATAAAAGCTCCTAATATAAGAAAAAAATATTGAATTATTTTTTTGACACTTAAATTTTTCTTAATCAACTTTCCTACCTCCTCCCGTATATTTCCACTGTGCCATAGATAATACAAATAGAATAATAAACATCAACACAGAAACTACAGAAGCATAACCTAAATTGAAATACTTAAATGCATGTCTATATAGTAAAAATCCAAGAACATCGGTAGCTCCTATGGGCCCGCCATACGTCATAGTATACACTAAATCAAAAACCTGAAACGACTCAATTAAACCTGTTATAATCAAGAAAAGTGATGTGGGAGTTAGCAAAGGAAATTTAATGTATCTAAATATCTGCCATTCATTAGCTCCATCCATTTGTGCCGCCTCTAAATAACTTTTTGAGATATCTTGTAAAGCTGCTAAATAAATTACCATACAAAATCCTGTCCTTTTCCAAACTCCAACAGTAGACACTGAGAAAAGAGCCCAAGAAGGATCGTTTAACCATAGAGGACCGACAATATTAAAATATCCAAGCAAATTATTTATCACTCCATTATATGGATCAAACAAATATTTCCAGGTGACTCCTGAGGCTACGCTTGGGGTAATGACGGGGATAAAATAAATTAATCTGAATATAGATTTCCCTTTTAAATCCTTATTTAAAGTTAGGGCAATTAGAACTCCCAAAAGCATCGAAGCAAAAGTTACAAATACTGAATATATGAGGGTAACTACTATTGAATTTCTTAACTCAGGGTCTTTTAATGCAGAAATATAGTTGTCGAAAGCGATGAATTCTTTAGTTGGGCTAAAACCATTCCACTCGAAGAAAGTTAAAACAAATGAGTAAAAAGCTGGAAATATATTGAAAATTAGGATGATTACAATAGAAGGTATGAGAAATATATTTAGAGCTAGTTTTTCTTTTTCTAAAAAATGGTGGGTCAGAGACCCACCTACTTTTGAAACCATCCAATCACTCCTTACTCAATAGAAGGTCAACTTGCTTTGCTGCTTGATCAAGAGCTTGTTGGGGTGTACTCTTTTTATAAATTGCACTTAGTATAGCGCTTGATACTATATCAGAGACTTGTGAATACTCCTTTATTGGAGGTCTAGCGTGGGCATACTGTTGAACTTCGATAAATGGTAGTAGGAGCATATTTGTATTTTTTATATAAGCGTTGTAATTTTCACTTTCCGCAACAGACTTTTTGACTGGTATGAAACCTGTTGCTTTATCCCAATCAATCTGGATTTCAGTACTTGTAAACCATTTGATAAATTCCCATGATGCCTCAACTTTTGCTTTGGGCCCTTCAAAAATAAATATCTGTTCACCACCCATATTGGTTGCCGGTTTTCCATCTTCTGGATATGGGAAAATAGCGCTTCCCAACTCAAAATCTACTTGCATGGGGAAAAATTGAGTCATCCAGGACCCATCCATAACCATCGCAGCTTCACCTCTGCCAAATAAACCCCAAGGAGCTATAGGAGAAGTTTTGTATTTATTTGTTAAATCTACCCAAAACTGGAGTGCTTTTACTCCTGACTCTGAATTAAAAGCTGATTTTCTATAATTCGAAATAGGATCAAGAAACTCTCCACCTGCTTGCCATAAAAATATTTGCCATTGCCACGTTGTCCCTTCTCCTCCATCTAAAAAAAGTTCGTAACCAAATTTACCTGTTTTTTCTTTTATTATCTCGCTAAATTCTATTAATTCTTCCCATGTTTTTGGTGGTGTTTCTGGATCCAACCCTGCTTCCTTAAATAAATTTTTGTTCCAGAACAATCCAAGATTACTTGAACTCACTGGAATGCTGTATAAACTCTCTCCACGTCTTCCATAAACTAAGGTGCTTTCATAAAAATCATTTAGGTCATAATTATCTTTCTCAACAAAAGGCATGAGATCAACAACTTTACCAGTATCCAAAATCAAAGGAACTCCAATAATATCTGAAATGGCAAAATCTGGTGTTTGCCCCGAAAGAATAGAAGTCTGAATCTTAATTAACAAATCCGATCCAGGTATAAATACAGGCTGAACTTCTATTTCAGGATGCTCAGAATTAAATTTTTCCACCAATGTTTCAAGCTTTTTGCCATTTTCACCATCCCAATAATGCCAAAAAACTAACTCAGTTTTACCGAACATAAAAACACTGACAAACACTATTACCATCCACAAAAATATTTTTTTCATTTTTCTTTTCCTCCTTAAAATTTTTTCATCCTTTTAATGAGTAATACCAAACTACGCAGAAGTTCTTCTAACCACTATTGGGTCAAACTTTATAGATTTCCTGCTAGATACCGAATATTTTGAATAAATCCTGTCTAAAAGAATGTTGGTTGCTAAGTCACTCATCTCTTCAATTGGTTGTTTTATAGTGGTTAATCCAATATCTTCGGTCCACGGTTGTCCATCTACACCTACTATGAATACATCTTTCCCGACCTCCATACCTAAATTTTTTGCTGCTAAAATGATTCCATAACCAAACAAATCAGTTGTTGCAAAAAAACCTACTGGAAATTTCTGAACTTTTTTTAGTACAGATAAAGCCTCATTTAAAGCATAATGTAGATTTAATTCACTGTGAAAAATATTTTTTTTCGAAAAATGGATACTGTTTTGATTTAAAATATTCTCAAAACCTTTAACCCTTCTTTCAAACACACCGGAAGTAAAAATGTTTTCAGGCTCAATAAAGGTGAAAACTAGTATGTTATCGGTTTTTTCAATAAGTATTTTTGCAGCGATTTTACCTATCTCATAATTGTCAATGTATACGCAATCATAATATTCTGATTCCATATCCAATAAAATAACCGGCTTATCGGTTGGGACTTTCCCCTCTTTAAATAATTTATTCACAGGCAATGAGGACATTAATATACCATCCGAATGATAAAGAATAGAACTTTTCTCTAAAAATTTTTTTAATCTATATTCAGACAACAGAGGAAATATTGAACTTTCATAACCTTTTCTAAGAAGTGTTTTGTCAACAGAATTAATTAATCTATCATAAAAGTCCGTACGAATCATAGGTACTATTATGGATATTGATTTAGTTTTACCAGAAACTAAACCTCTGGCATAAGTGTTTGGGACATAACCTAGTTCTTCAATAGCTTTCGACACTTTCTGTAAATTTTCTTTGGTAACATTTTTTTCACCGTTTATTATTCTTGAAACGGTTCCAACTGATACTTTAGCTTTTTTAGCCACATCTTTTATTGTTATTCTTGACATAATCTCCTCCTTATTGAAACGTTTCAACAATTATTTTTATTATACCTTTTATAATCAACAAAGTCAAATCTAATTATTTGAAGTTAATGAGAATTAAGAGTGATTATACTCAATTAAAACCAATTAAGAACAAAATCCTTTTATTTTCATATATATTCATCAAAAGTTAGTATAAAAGGATAAAATACTTCTACGGCTTTGTTTCTTCCCTCTAAAACATCGGCTGCTATATATTTGTTCATCAAAGGTATGGGCTGTAAGACTTCCGTTTGAGATTCGTATAATCTTAAAACCTTGATTTTATCTTCCAAAAAATCAGTAATATCTACAAGGAATTTAGATTGAGGAATCTTTGTGATATCAGAAATGAACATAAGAACGTTGGAACAATTGTAGGGTTCATTTTCTAAATCATCTCTTTTCGTTCTAGCTAAAAATAAGGCAGCTATAGTACTTTCTCCAATTGCCTTATGATCGGGGTGCTTATCTTCGAAATAATGTGTGAAAAGGATTTTGGGCCTATACTTACGTATAAGATTTGCTATTAATGCGGCTAAATTATCAATTTCATCTAAATATCCGTCTTTCATTCCTATCATTTCAAAATAATCAAGTTTCAAAGATTTTGCAGCACGTTCTGCCTCCGATTTTCTTACGTTGACATCGTTGTTCTTCCCTGCGGAGCCATCGGTTAAGATTATTCCCCCACAACTCTTCCCTTCGTTTTTCAATCGAAGTATTGTTCCTCCTGCAAAAGCCTCATAATCATCAGGGTGAGCCCCTATGAAAAGTGCATCCACCATATTTTCTCCTCCCCTTTTTTCTTATTTTAGAGATCCCATTGTTATACCTTTTACAAAATACCTTTGAAAGGCTAAAAATACAACCATTACAGGAATCATAGAAATATTTGGTGCGGATACCGCTGAATTCATCCATAGAAAACACCCCCAAAGGAGTTCAAGGAAGCACCATTCTCCTTTCTTTTCACTTAATACATGACATGTTAGATCATAATTAATTGTCATTGAAATAGGGTAATGGTTAGATAGTAATTATGTCTTTGAACTTGATTTGCTTTTTGTTAGTTGAATGTTGTATAATTTATCCACGAGGACAGGCTTCCGCTTCTTAAGGATGTTTATTTCCTTGAACCCCCTTCGGGGTGTTTCCTTTCTCAATTTTACCATGTTTAAACTTTCGTATGTTTTCTTTAGTTGAGATTTAGTTTTTTCGCTAACAGTATTGCTTTCAAGCAAACGCTGGTATGGTGTCTTAAGTTTATCATATTCTTTTTTTTTACTGTTTTACCCTTGTCGTTCTTTACTTTGTTTTTTAGTTTAAAGTTGGGTATGAAGAAGTTATAGCGTTATCATTTTTCTTGTAAGGCCTACTTCTTGAAAGATTAACTTTGTTATCCCCTTTTACCTTTTCAAAAAGTACTTTAAGTATAGTTTTATCGTTATCCTACCTTTTCAAGGGCATGTCTTCCAAAGTTTGCTGAAATTGGTACCTTTTGATATATGAATGCATTACCTTTATGCTTCTTTGTAGATACCTTAGGAAATCTACTTATCATTCTTTTCAATGTACCTAAGGATACCTTCTTTGCTTCTTCTGTCTTTGAAAGTTCATACAATGAAAATCTGTTATTCTTTTTCAATTCCTCGATGTATACTTCCAACATGGAGCTGAAGTTTTTCAGCACAAACACATCCAGATAATCCCCAACATTTCCACAAAATTATTTCATGAATAGGTTCATACTTCTTCTTTG
This DNA window, taken from Petrotoga miotherma DSM 10691, encodes the following:
- a CDS encoding SDR family oxidoreductase encodes the protein MSKVEDYFNVEGKVIAITGGAGVLCSEMARSLGEAGGKIAVLDLSEKAMAMLSNELTEKGVEHITIKTNVLQKNDLVRAKDEILKTFGKIDILINGAGGNKPEATTSKDKSFFELPEDAVQWVFNLNFLGTFLASQVFGEYFAEKGYGEIINISSMNAFRPLTNIPAYSAAKAAVSNFTQWLAVHMNHNYSKKIRVNAIAPGFLLTNQNRFLLTNEDGSLTQRGNQILDHTPMGRFGEPKDLISTVMWLISDSSEFVNGVVVPIDGGFAAYSGV
- a CDS encoding LacI family DNA-binding transcriptional regulator, with product MSRITIKDVAKKAKVSVGTVSRIINGEKNVTKENLQKVSKAIEELGYVPNTYARGLVSGKTKSISIIVPMIRTDFYDRLINSVDKTLLRKGYESSIFPLLSEYRLKKFLEKSSILYHSDGILMSSLPVNKLFKEGKVPTDKPVILLDMESEYYDCVYIDNYEIGKIAAKILIEKTDNILVFTFIEPENIFTSGVFERRVKGFENILNQNSIHFSKKNIFHSELNLHYALNEALSVLKKVQKFPVGFFATTDLFGYGIILAAKNLGMEVGKDVFIVGVDGQPWTEDIGLTTIKQPIEEMSDLATNILLDRIYSKYSVSSRKSIKFDPIVVRRTSA
- the gndA gene encoding NADP-dependent phosphogluconate dehydrogenase; this translates as MDQQKSDIAVIGMAVMGQNLALNMESKGFKVSVYNRTSEKTKRFVEERAKNKNIKGTYSIEELVNSLKTPRKIILMVKAGKPVDDVIEELLPYLNEEDIIIDGGNSFYKDTDRRYEELHKKGIRFLGTGISGGEYGALHGPSIMPGGDESAYEEVKNILEATAAQTEDGPCVTYLGPKSSGHYVKMVHNGIEYAIMELIAETYDIMRKVLKMTPLDMSEVFKEWNEEHKSYLMEITYKILEWKDEETGQPIVDIILDSAKQKGTGKWSVQDSLDLNISIPTINAALNARTLSSIKDERMRIGEIYETPIEMNLDESFINSLRDALYISTIIAYAEGMKLLQVASKEYTYNLDLSEVARIWEDGCIIRSAFLKPIQRTFKNDPNLVNLIISDEFKSDFKEKIPKLREVVSQIKKAGIPISALSSALDYFDGLSSKELPANLIQAQRDYFGAHTYERRDKEGIFHTEWQDIHNI
- a CDS encoding glycoside hydrolase family 13 protein; translated protein: MKDSDLILYEIFPDRFFRVGTYAKKYKKWEDLPNRNSHFGGNLRGIKEKIPYLKELGINCLYLTPIFKAKRPHKYDTENYLEIDPNFGNMNDFDELLQSLHEQNIRLILDGVFLHTGDQFWAFKEAEKKDGESPYWQWYFFHGYPVKRLPKPNYENSGIYYLPRLNHNNEEVIDYLKQVVSYWTLKGIDGWRFDMPWHIGPVFWNEIVGVAKNINPNIILIGEYWNNPSEILGDYPFHGVMDYIFRNEVIKLLKRKINPIDFAEKLKYKTNSKFNRCWNMLGSHDTSRIRGVLKSDAKVKIAFTLAFTFPGNPIIYYGDEIGMFGGKDPDCRRTFVWDEKRWDLPIYEHIKNMINFRRTFNKIQNFNFVKLDNNDISYLIENDDRSYLINIDLKKFQSTIKRV
- a CDS encoding carbohydrate ABC transporter permease, producing the protein MVSKVGGSLTHHFLEKEKLALNIFLIPSIVIILIFNIFPAFYSFVLTFFEWNGFSPTKEFIAFDNYISALKDPELRNSIVVTLIYSVFVTFASMLLGVLIALTLNKDLKGKSIFRLIYFIPVITPSVASGVTWKYLFDPYNGVINNLLGYFNIVGPLWLNDPSWALFSVSTVGVWKRTGFCMVIYLAALQDISKSYLEAAQMDGANEWQIFRYIKFPLLTPTSLFLIITGLIESFQVFDLVYTMTYGGPIGATDVLGFLLYRHAFKYFNLGYASVVSVLMFIILFVLSMAQWKYTGGGRKVD
- a CDS encoding amylo-alpha-1,6-glucosidase, which gives rise to MYYKIEEDGSLTYFQIFPKEYIISNRSSTMLLKNCMPFSVFSNKYGTVISKIRFNFYPNQRARFWPDGMSANNGLTKMTVMSDPSAYSFLIKFKNVKNLVFSFTPVFKKEFKLPFFDKIEIPISYQQEVENKCLTFADDFKIIIKKGEIKDLIKGEKVAFVLRADENNEIEIIIGKEEKNLEEKNTEYLRYLNSLTQNKDLSELEKSEFLFTMHTAFSSIKDYDGNLALAAGVNYSFPNRTYFRDSFWTIQPIMKVDPNFAKNQILFLSEGVHEDGSCPSGVMKLGEEELAFIRSKKIMLPEKAKEFYKYEKDWWSNHHDSGGYYIILLSDYINNTGDLSILKERFPDGTVLDKIGNILKRYISLDTDNDLLFEKPFDSNDWADNVYRNGAVTYDLAIQIKAFEEASLIYDLIGDKKIAENTREKYQKMKHNFNKKMWNEGKGYFNDFIGDYLEDHLNIDTILALLFNIVDEDKKRKTLNAMERMLETKNNKKQKFEDWGVMSVWPFFKSKKHLFSKSVFPYRYHNGSDWPYLSSIYALVKKREGMDYKYPLTRWWEYSLEKRWINPVEYYSPIYARGSLNQGWSSMAATLFL
- a CDS encoding carbohydrate ABC transporter permease, which translates into the protein MIKKNLSVKKIIQYFFLILGAFISVMPFMWLVTTSLKPPGKIFSAPLLIPTNFYLKNYIEAWQSVPFARYILNSTIMSSGIVFFQTLFSAMAGYAFARLKFKFRDALFIIFLITMMIPEPVKIIPNFLIIKNLGWYDTYRALIVPRAVSVFAIFLFRQFFLSIPSSLEEAARIEGAGLFRIFFQIILPISKPVIVTNILFSFLFSWNDFLWPLIVTDSEKMRTIQVGLSYFQGRYGIRWELLSAATIFAILPSLIVFLIAQKYFIEGISTSGLKE
- a CDS encoding PIG-L deacetylase family protein is translated as MVDALFIGAHPDDYEAFAGGTILRLKNEGKSCGGIILTDGSAGKNNDVNVRKSEAERAAKSLKLDYFEMIGMKDGYLDEIDNLAALIANLIRKYRPKILFTHYFEDKHPDHKAIGESTIAALFLARTKRDDLENEPYNCSNVLMFISDITKIPQSKFLVDITDFLEDKIKVLRLYESQTEVLQPIPLMNKYIAADVLEGRNKAVEVFYPFILTFDEYI
- a CDS encoding ABC transporter substrate-binding protein, with the translated sequence MKKIFLWMVIVFVSVFMFGKTELVFWHYWDGENGKKLETLVEKFNSEHPEIEVQPVFIPGSDLLIKIQTSILSGQTPDFAISDIIGVPLILDTGKVVDLMPFVEKDNYDLNDFYESTLVYGRRGESLYSIPVSSSNLGLFWNKNLFKEAGLDPETPPKTWEELIEFSEIIKEKTGKFGYELFLDGGEGTTWQWQIFLWQAGGEFLDPISNYRKSAFNSESGVKALQFWVDLTNKYKTSPIAPWGLFGRGEAAMVMDGSWMTQFFPMQVDFELGSAIFPYPEDGKPATNMGGEQIFIFEGPKAKVEASWEFIKWFTSTEIQIDWDKATGFIPVKKSVAESENYNAYIKNTNMLLLPFIEVQQYAHARPPIKEYSQVSDIVSSAILSAIYKKSTPQQALDQAAKQVDLLLSKE